TCCTGGGCGGCGACACCGTCTGGGTGGACGGCCCGCTGACCCGCGGGGTCCGCGAGGGAGCGATCGTCTACCTGGACGAGTTCGTGGAGGCCCGCGCCGACACCCTGGTGGTCATCCACGCCTTGACCGACCACCGGCGCTGCCTCTACCTGGACCGCCTGGACCAGACCGTGATGGCCCCCGACTCCTTCATGCTGGTGGTCTCGTACAACCCCGGCTACCAGCACGGGCTCAAGGAGCTGAAGCCCTCCACCCGCCAGCGCTTCCTCGCCCACTCCTTCGACTACCCGGGCGCCGACGACGAGGCCGAAATCGTCTCGGCCGAGGCGGGGGTCAGACCCGACGTGGCGCGCCGGCTGGTCAAGCTCGCGCACAAGATCCGCAACCTTCACCACCTGGGCCTGAGCGAAGCCCCCTCGACCCGGCTCTTGGTCTCAGCGGCCAAGCTCATCGCCGCGGGCCTCGCCCCGCGGCAGGCGTGCCGCACCGCCGTCGTCGAGGCGCTGAGCGACGATCCGGAAATCATCTCCACCCTCCAGGACCTCGCGGACCTGCTCTTCTGAGGCGGCCATGGCCAAGAAAGCCACGCTTCCATCCTTCGACTTCGACCTCCAGCTCATGATCTGGCAGGGCGTCGCCCGCACCTGGGGATGGCTGCGGCGCGACCCCGGCGAGCGGCGGCGAACGGCCGCCGGCGTGCCGCTCTCCGAAGAGCGCGCGCGCCTCCAAAGCCTGGCCCGCGCGATCTCGGGCCTGCCCCTCCTGGTGCGCGCGACCCACGAGCTGCCGGGGTGCGACGGCCGTCACCTGCTGTTGCCCGAGCGTGTGGCATGGTTCGAGGAACCAGACCTCAATCGCCTGACACTCAGGCTCCTTGCGATCGCCCTGGCCGAGGTCGCGGCCGCCGGGCGGATCCTCGACCCAGGCGACGCCCCCCGGCTCGATCCGCTCGAACTCGGGCGGGCCCGCGCCGCCTTCAGCGACTACCCGGGCCTGCGCGAGGCTCTCGAAGTATACGAGCGCGCCGAGGAAGCACGCCTCGGGCGCTCTGCCTGGGCGCCCGTCCCCGAAGGGGGCGAGTTGCCCGCCCTCTGCTACCGCCTCCTGCCCAGAGCCCGGGGCCTGGCCACGGACCTTTCGGCACCCGGCCAAGAGGCCGAGGCCAGCGGCGAGCTGAGCGAAGCCGAGGCGACGGTCCAGGAAGGGGTGGAGCGCGTCGAACTGAGCAAGGAAGAGCGCGAGCAACCGCCCCCCCACCACAACTTTGAGAAGGTCGAGACCCTGGACGAGTTTCGCGGGATCGTCCGGGACCTCGATGGCTCGGACGAACTGGAGGCCGAGCTCGACGCCATGCGCGAGCTGAAGATGGGCCACGTGATCCGGGTCGACGACCCCGCCCACGCGATCTACCGAGCCGAACTCCTGATGGACGATCAGACAGGCGAAGTAGCCTCGGCCCAAGGCGAGGGCATCCCCTACGACGAGTGGGATGCCAAGAAGAAAGCCTACCGCAAGGCCTGGTGCCGGATCCGCGTCTCGCGGTGCGACGCGCGAGAGCCCGAGTGGTACGCCGAGCAACGCCCCAAGCACGCCGACGCCATTCGCCGGCTCAAGCGGGCCATGGAGCGTGCCGTCGCCGCGCGCGATCGCCGCTGGCGCCAGCCTGAGGGCCCGGAGCTCGATCTCGGGGCCGTGATCGAGCAGCGCGTCCGCCTCTTGAGTGGCCAGGCCCCCAACGAGGAGATCTACCTGGACGCGCGGCGGCCCAGGCGGGAGCTCGCGGTACTCGTCCTCTTGGACCTCAGCCTCTCCACCGACGCGTACGTGGACGGACGCCGCGTGCTCGACGTCTGCAAGGAGTCCCTCTTGGTCCTCGCGGAGGTCTGCAACGGCTTCGGCGACGCGTTCGAGATCGCAGGCTTCTCGAGCAACACCCGCAACCAGGTCGACTACCGCGTGATCAAGGCCTTCTCGGACGCGTGGAGCGCAGCCGCTCCCCTGATAGGCCCCCTTGAGCCCCGGGGCTACACGCGCATCGGGCCGGCCCTGCGACATGCGACGCGCCGCCTCGCGAAGCAAGCGGCCAAGCACCGGGTGATCCTGCTACTGAGCGACGGCAAGCCCAACGACTTCGACCGCTACGAGGGTCGCTACGGCATCGGGGACATTCGCCAGGCCGTCCGTGAGGCCGAGCGTGAGGGGGTCCGGGTGCATGCGCTCGCGGTCGACAAGCAAGCCAGCGACTACTTGCCCCACATGCTCGGGGGCCAGCGCTTCTCCGTCCTGCGACACCCCGATGAGCTGGCCGGAGCGATGAGTCAACTCATCGCTCGCCTCGCCAGCCGGGGGTAAGGCGAGTCAGCCGGCCAAGCCCAGGAGCTTGCGGCCGGCTGCCTCGATCCGCTCGGGACCCCAGCGAGGCTCCCAGACGAGGGCCACGTCGAGCCGACCGAGACCTTCGAGCCGCCTCAGCACCTGGTAGATGCCGCTCAGGATCACCGCCTCCATGGGGCAGCCCGGGGTGGTGAGGGTCAGACGGATCGACACGTCGCCGAAGCCGCTCACCTTGAGCTCGTACACCAGGCCCAGGGTAACGATGTCGAGCCCGAGCTCCGGGTCGACGACCTCGCGCAGCGCCTCGCGCACCTGCT
This genomic window from bacterium contains:
- a CDS encoding CbbQ/NirQ/NorQ/GpvN family protein; translated protein: MLTQRTYYHEVGQETEVFELAWRQRLPLLLKGPTGCGKSRFVEAMAERLGRPLVTVACNEDTTASDLLGRHLILGGDTVWVDGPLTRGVREGAIVYLDEFVEARADTLVVIHALTDHRRCLYLDRLDQTVMAPDSFMLVVSYNPGYQHGLKELKPSTRQRFLAHSFDYPGADDEAEIVSAEAGVRPDVARRLVKLAHKIRNLHHLGLSEAPSTRLLVSAAKLIAAGLAPRQACRTAVVEALSDDPEIISTLQDLADLLF
- a CDS encoding VWA domain-containing protein, with translation MAKKATLPSFDFDLQLMIWQGVARTWGWLRRDPGERRRTAAGVPLSEERARLQSLARAISGLPLLVRATHELPGCDGRHLLLPERVAWFEEPDLNRLTLRLLAIALAEVAAAGRILDPGDAPRLDPLELGRARAAFSDYPGLREALEVYERAEEARLGRSAWAPVPEGGELPALCYRLLPRARGLATDLSAPGQEAEASGELSEAEATVQEGVERVELSKEEREQPPPHHNFEKVETLDEFRGIVRDLDGSDELEAELDAMRELKMGHVIRVDDPAHAIYRAELLMDDQTGEVASAQGEGIPYDEWDAKKKAYRKAWCRIRVSRCDAREPEWYAEQRPKHADAIRRLKRAMERAVAARDRRWRQPEGPELDLGAVIEQRVRLLSGQAPNEEIYLDARRPRRELAVLVLLDLSLSTDAYVDGRRVLDVCKESLLVLAEVCNGFGDAFEIAGFSSNTRNQVDYRVIKAFSDAWSAAAPLIGPLEPRGYTRIGPALRHATRRLAKQAAKHRVILLLSDGKPNDFDRYEGRYGIGDIRQAVREAEREGVRVHALAVDKQASDYLPHMLGGQRFSVLRHPDELAGAMSQLIARLASRG
- a CDS encoding metal-sulfur cluster assembly factor codes for the protein MIHEEQVREALREVVDPELGLDIVTLGLVYELKVSGFGDVSIRLTLTTPGCPMEAVILSGIYQVLRRLEGLGRLDVALVWEPRWGPERIEAAGRKLLGLAG